The stretch of DNA TTAGCTTCCTGTGTGAGGCCACCTTAATGTTGagtgtgaagaaaacagcaggtgGAAAACTACATAACTTACTGCTCAGAACAAACAGCACAGCCACGAAGAACCCTGAGTACGCCATGCTGTCGGTCGGCTCGGCTCTCAGAAACACACAACGCCGTCTCGTCTGATGTAGTTTCTGCAGACATCAACACTTTTAATTAGCCTCCACAGGTATGAGCCACGTCCTTCGCTTTTCTGTGTATTTTATACCAGCTGGTGTTTTCCATCGGAACCACCGAACAAACCACAAGTCATGAATGTttcacaaaaatgtttttaaaaacaagaaaaatgaaACATTTCTCTGAGGAAAAAAAGCAGGTTCATGTCTTCACAGTTGTAACGcactgatcatcatcatcatcattaagaaTGAGAATCCACTGTTGATGAGATTTGCTGCAAATCCAAAAGCTTTAAATGCAATAAGAATGAGTTAAAGACCAGATTTATGCATACCCGCTCAGCTTGGCGTCCTGCACCGTCTGCCTCTGCTTTCAGGTTTAAGACGCTGACTAACTTCCTCCTACAGGCTGGGAGGCTGCCTTGGGCTGTGTTTTCAGAGTGCGTGTACGATGTATAGATCATTTGTAGTAATATCTGCAGAACTCTGGCTGCCTTTTGTTTTTCCTGACAAAACTTAACCCCCAAACCGCAACTTTGT from Nothobranchius furzeri strain GRZ-AD chromosome 5, NfurGRZ-RIMD1, whole genome shotgun sequence encodes:
- the hcst gene encoding hematopoietic cell signal transducer isoform X1 — its product is MIYTSYTHSENTAQGSLPACRRKLVSVLNLKAEADGAGRQAERKLHQTRRRCVFLRAEPTDSMAYSGFFVAVLFVLSTLPGALTDSAVSCYRIEPGTVAGIICADLLLTLIIVVVTYRCARFKRQKLEKADKVYMNVRANCKPT